A segment of the Thermococcus sp. genome:
CGTGCTCCCGCATGAGTTCCAGATGGTACTTGACCGTCCGGTAGTTGAGGTTCAGCTCCTTGGCTATTCTGTGGACGTTCATCGGCGACTCCTTTATGCGGAAGAGAATCCTCGCCCTGGTTGGTCCGCCCTTTGATCCAACGAAGAGCCACAGGATGATGCTCCTGAAGTCCCTGTCCATGCTTTTCTTATCCATCTAAAAATAAATAAAGGTTTGGC
Coding sequences within it:
- a CDS encoding winged helix-turn-helix domain-containing protein; this encodes MDRDFRSIILWLFVGSKGGPTRARILFRIKESPMNVHRIAKELNLNYRTVKYHLELMREHGVVERVGNDYGAIYIPSEAVEKNWNEIESILRRNGL